TGATCCACTCCGTGAACTCCATCGTTGCCATGGTATGTCCCCCCTGATTGGGGCAGCATGGCTAGACGTGATAGAGCGCGCGGGCCAGCTCGTCCTGAACTACGTCTCCAAGGCGGCCGACGCCGCCCACGGCGTGCTCAGGGCCGATCAGCGGCTCGACTTCGCCAAGCGGCTGCGGGCCAGGATCGAGGTCGAGCGGCACGGCAGCCAGAACGCCCGCGAGGTGTCGAAGGTGCTGGCCAGGTTCGGCGACCCGGTGGCCCTGGTGGAGCGCGAGGCTCGCCGGCTGGCCGAGGCGGGCGTACCCACGAAGCGCGCCGCGGCGGCGGGAGTCCCTGGGACCGCGGCTCACGGTTCTACTCCCTCGGCTGCCGCAGAACATGATGCCGCGTCCACAAGGCGGTTTCCCGCGATCGTGGACGACGGTGACGTGCCTCCGGGCGTGCGGACGTACCGGAGGATCGCTCAGGAGAGCCTCGGCGGGCGGCCGGGCCGCGGGCTGCCGTTCGCCGGGCTGCGCAGGCTGGCCATGCCCTCTCGCAGCGGACTTCCAGCTGCGGAGTCCAGCGCGAACCCGATGGCGACCGGCGGCAGGGACGCCAGGACCATCGTCAAGGAGCACTCGCGCGAGACCGCCGCGATGGTCATCCTGGTGCTGGCGGCGCTGCTGCTGCCGTTCGACCTGCCGCCGGTGGCGATCTTCGAGATCCCCGTGCTGGTGTGGGCGGCCGGCGCGGTGATCGTGCTGTTCAGCGAGAGCTGGAAGCCGGGCGACAAGCTGCTCGGGATCGGCGCGCCGCTGCTCGGCTACTCGGTGGGCGGCGTGCTCGTCGGGGGGCTGCGGGTGGGGAGCGAGCCGGGGCTGCAGGCGTTCTTCACGCAGTTCTACGACGTCAGCGGCACGATGTTCATGATAGGGACCGGGCTGGGCGTGGCGTGGCTGGCCTACCGGCTGCTCGACGTCAGCTGACCGGCGCGGGGCTCGGGAGGAGCCCGACCGCCAGGCGTACCCAGGCGGCGACGAACTGGTCCTTGTCGGCGTGCCCCGGCAGCTCGCCCACGGTCTCCTGGAACAGGCGGTAGTGCACCACGGAGCCGCCGAGCACCGCCGAGATGCCCGTCCAGTCGAGCTCGACGTCCCTGTACTCGGGCTGCGCCCTGAACCAGGTCACGATCGCGTCGAACATGGGCTGCAGCAGCCCCTCCCGCACCACGGCGACCAGCTCGGGGAACTGGCTCAGGTCGCGGAAGAACACCCGGGTCAGCTCGGACTCCTCGCGCACCTTGGCCAGCCCGGCGCGGCACACGTGGGACAGCCGCTCCTCCAGGTCCACCGACGCTTCCATGGCGCTCAGCTCGGCCAGGCTCTCCGCCACCTGGCTCCTGGTGCGGCTGGCGTGCTCGTTGATCGCCGCGGCCAGCACCTCGTACTTGGACTTGAAGTGCCGGTAGAGCCCTCCGGCGCCGGGAGACAGCCCTGAGGCGGCCTCGATCTCCGCTACCGAAGTGGCGGAGTAGCCCCGCTCGGCGAACAGCCGCAGGGCCTCATCGATGATCCGCTCACGGGTTGATTTGGTCATGTTTATCCTGGTACCTCCAGGTTGAGGGTAGTCCTAACGGCGGATGCGTCCAGCGGGTGGCCGCAAGCGGCGGAGCGCGCTCATGGAGCGGCGCGCCGGATCAGGCCCGCGAGGGCGGAGCCGATGATCAGCCAGACGACCGCGGCGAGGCCGCAGTTGACCAGCGTCGTCCAGCGCGGGTCGGCGAGCTCGAACAGGTTGGCCAGGCCCAGCGACAGCGATGCGGCGAGCGACTCCACGAACTGGTACCAGACGTTGGCGGGGTTGGCCTTGAACACCGTGAACACCGCGTAC
The nucleotide sequence above comes from Nonomuraea helvata. Encoded proteins:
- a CDS encoding helix-turn-helix domain-containing protein yields the protein MTKSTRERIIDEALRLFAERGYSATSVAEIEAASGLSPGAGGLYRHFKSKYEVLAAAINEHASRTRSQVAESLAELSAMEASVDLEERLSHVCRAGLAKVREESELTRVFFRDLSQFPELVAVVREGLLQPMFDAIVTWFRAQPEYRDVELDWTGISAVLGGSVVHYRLFQETVGELPGHADKDQFVAAWVRLAVGLLPSPAPVS